The DNA sequence TTTTATCTTTAAAAGGTGCTTGAAAATTTAAACCAAGGCTAAAACCATTTCCATGTCCTGGCCATTTAGCGATTACATCAATCATATTATATCCTGGCTGGTTATAATTATTGGCATGATGCTCTATTTGAGCCTTCGTTATTTTATACACCCGATGATGCGTAGGCTGAACATAGTTAGCCGTGTTAGGTCCTGCCTGAAAATCGCTCTCTCCTACTTGACGATAAGTATTGGCTGCAAGATGTAAAGTATTTGCATCGTCTAAGCCACCTAGCCATAAAGAACTTGTAAAGTTGCTACTCTTCCCAGAGTTAATTGGCATTTCAGATTTAACTGTTAAATAAGAACCTGATCCAAAAATTTCTCCCGTGGGGAAAACCGGAATTTTGAGGTTGTTAATATCTAGAAACTGATAGGAAGTATCCACTTGTGCCCTTCCTGAAAACATGAGCAAACAGGTACTCATCACTAATAATTGCTTTTTCATATTATTCTTATTTGATACTTAAAAAATGTCTGAGACTATTAATCAATAGATTAGCAATTTACATATTTTTCATTGACTTTGTTAATTTTTCTTAATAAAAATTAAATATAGTACTATGTTTTGCAAACTACTATCTTTTGTTTATATATTTGCATTAACAAGTACTTTACGTATGAAGATAACAAATACAAAAGCCCAAATGAGAAAAGGAGTTTTGGAGTATTGCATCTTATCCATTTTAGGAAATCAAGATGCTTATGCTTCCGAAATACTTTCATCGCTAAAAGACGCCAAGCTTTTGGTGGTTGAGGGAACCATTTACCCTTTACTTACAAGATTAAAAAATGGAGGATTGCTCAATTATCGGTGGGAAGAATCTACTTCTGGTCCGCCAAGAAAATATTATTCTTTAACAGAGAACGGACAACTTTTCTTGAAAGAGCTAGAAACGACATGGAACGAACTAAATAACGC is a window from the Flavobacteriales bacterium genome containing:
- a CDS encoding PadR family transcriptional regulator; the encoded protein is MKITNTKAQMRKGVLEYCILSILGNQDAYASEILSSLKDAKLLVVEGTIYPLLTRLKNGGLLNYRWEESTSGPPRKYYSLTENGQLFLKELETTWNELNNAVSQLTTSKPS